Genomic segment of Melospiza georgiana isolate bMelGeo1 chromosome 27, bMelGeo1.pri, whole genome shotgun sequence:
TGAGCTGGAACAAATCcggagcagctgctccatctcTAAGTGTCCTTCAGGGATCCCTTCAGCAGACACTTTGCAGGATATAATGATGACATTCTAACGAGCGCTAATGCACACGTTGTCATCTTTCTGTATTTACACTTCCCACAGGAGGCATCGTTCCAAGAAGGAAAAGTGAGAGACGGAAACTTTGCTGCAGAAACTTCAGCGGGGCTGGGGAATCTGCCTGggagagaggagctgtgggctgggagctgtgactgtgccagcagctctggccacagagagaGGCACAACCCGCACAGGCCTGTCCTGGGAAAGGATGGGACAAGATCAGAGCAAAGAATGAGGAGCAATTCCTATCctcacttgctgcacctgctgtTGTGGACTggtggaatgtgttatggagatttgtttaccaaagggtggtttcTTCATTGGATACTGGTGATGGGGTTTGGTTTCAAGGACCAATCGGGTGCACCTGTATCATGACTGTCTGTAAGGGCAATGGGTTTATTAATAAGTGTAATAAAgtgattgatcagccttctggaatcatggagtcagtGCTAATTATTGTCCCCTTCAGGGACACCACGACACGGTGACAGCAAGGGGCAGTGGCTGTcagggcacagaggggtggCCAGGAGAGGACAGACACCAAGCAGGAGCCCCCAATCCCTGCAGTTAGATTTCACCAGGATGTCAGGAAAAAGAGGGGAATGAGGATTGTTTTGGGGTACAGGTGACAGCAGAGCCTACACCACTGCAGACCTCACCAGCTCCGGTCTAATGATTTCACTGGGAACCAGGGCATTCCATATTCCCCCTGGAACATGTGGGCCTTCCCTCTGCTTTGCCCCTGAAGATGCCACACAGAACAAATTCATGGCCCTTCGTTAGCCACAGCATCAGACCAAACCATAATGGcttcagggagcagcactgtCCCGTGGCTGCCAGTGCAAAAGGACTCTCGAGTCACTAATGCATTGAAACTTCCCTCATCCAGGAGGAAACAAGAGGAATCAGCTCTTTTCCCCCCAGGAAtgttaaatacaaatatatggACTTGTGTGCCtatagataaataaatagagAACCCACCAAAGGGAGTGGAATGAGCCTCTGTGTCCATGTGGCCTTTCAGCTGGAATGGATAAGGTCATCACTGTCCTCTGCTCGCTGATCTTACTGGGAGGAAGATTAtatcaaataaataataaatcaaaagaTTTCTGTTCCCATTTCTCCTCAGGCCCCGCTGTCCCCACGGCCTTACCTGGACTGGAGTGAGGACCTGGCCAGTATGATAAACAGGAATAAATGGCTCTGCTTGTGGGGGGAATTCTGCTGGCAAATTTCCGAGCCAGATTAAAAAGTAAATGAGATTTCTTCTGGAGAGTTATTTTCAAGGGTTTTGTCTGCTGATGTTCTCATGCAAGATTGCAGCTTTGCCAAGGGGAGAAGAGAACAAAAGGGGAGGATAAAGAACCGAGGTTGCAATTATCCAACAGAACGAGGTTCTCCAGTGAAAGCACCTAATCAGGAAAGTCTCAAATTTGCTTAAAATACAAAGTGTGGTACAACATTTATTTATAATCTGCCTCACCTGCTCAGATAAAACTGTTTCTAAAGCCAGGCAATTGCAGGAGACAAGCTGTAAAATGGAACAAATGGAATCAAATCGGATATTAATAACAGTGGAATGAAATAATAACAGAAGTGGGTCTTTGAGCAGAGCACAATTGCTGTGTTCCAGCAAACACAGGTGGAGATGCCGGGAATGCCCACAGGTGTGGGCAGGTGAGcatgctgcaggagaggctgggcCCAGGTGTGGGCAGGTGGGTAACGAGGGGAGAGCTCAGCCTGCCTTCTGGGGCAGGTGAAGTCATTTGTGTCCTGGAGAGGCTCTCCAGAGCTGCATGCAATGGATGCTCCTCCAAAGCCTTCAGCTGGGACCCTGGGTGAGTCTCTGGGTGTTTATTTCTCAATTATTTCAGCAGAAATGTCgttggtttggttgtttggtCAGTGGTTTGGTTCTTTGGTCAGTGGTTTGGTTCTTTGGTCAGTGGTTTAGTTCTTTGGTCAGTGGTTTGGCTGTTTGGTTATTGGTTTAATTGTCTGGTCAttggtttggttgtttggttATTGGCTTGGTTATCTGGTGCAGGACTCCAGTCCATGAACACACTTCATGTGCCCTTGAACTGCTCAAGGAGTGGCAAAAACAAGGCAGGGAAGGTGTCAGCTGCAGAGTGAGGAGGTTTTGGCCATGTCAAGGAGCTCTTGCTCCAGCCAGACGTGTGAGTAGGTGCTCTGGCATTGAGAAAGTTGGTTGCATGGGTGTTGTTCCAGGATTTGTGTCTCTGTGCTCTATAACAAGTTCTTTGCCTCTCCCCAAGGTCATTGAAACACAGGCTGGGGAAATGTATCTACACTTGAACATTTATAAACTCTTTGTTATTGTCCTTTGCTGTTGGGGAAAGCAGACAAAGGTGCTGGGTTTGGTGCCCCTCAGTGAGAGGTTTGAGTCAGAACAGGTGATGACCGTTACCCCACAGGTGATTCTCGTTGCCCCACAGGTGATTCTCGTTACCCACCAGGTGATTCTCGTTACTCACCAGGTGATTCTCGTTACTCACAATcactgcccaggcagggcctgCTGGAGAGGGTGGTCTGGGGGGCTGGAAGCGTTTTGCACATGAGCAGCGAGTCTAATCACAAACACCTGTGTGTGAGCTGCTGTCCAGGGAGCAGCTTGCTGAtctctcctgcagcctgtgctcccAAATGCTCCAAGAAAACCCGGAATGAATAGGAAAGCCCTTCCTGcccctgttcctgcagcaggtgaggggcaggggctgtgcctggccgTGCTCCGtactgcagctggcagcacactctgccccagctgccccggtgctgctgccaggggtcAGAGCAaggggagcagggccaggctccCCCCGTGCCGTGGCCATGCCAGGACCCCTCCCcatgctcagggcagggcaggtaGGCATCACCCGTGCTGGGGGTGTGGGGTCTGCAGTGCGCCTCAAGGCTCCTGTGCTGGCTTTCTGCTCTCTGATGTTGCTGTGCAAGTGATAAATCTGCATGGGAAGGCTGGAGAAGCTGCAAAgcagctgtgggcagctcctggccagtgagagtgggcagggcagagctgggggtgcccggGGTCCCCCGGAGGTGACACGGGGTGCACACAGGTCTCTGTACGTGCCAGGCTCTCCCGGGGATGCTGCACCAGTGCCAGCATCGCCCTGCATGCCAGCTGCCCTTAACCCGGCTCTGCCCTTcactctgtgccctgggcagctgctgggctgacaGCGGTGACACACTCGGGCTGGCTCCCGTAATTGGGGTCAGTCACAGAGAAAACCCTGTCACAGCAGAaagggctgctcagctgctgggctggcacggACGGCGGCACCTGGGGACGGGGACACGGCCTCgctgccctccccatccctgctgctccttccctgctttcTGTGCACACCGCTCCCCTCCGCTcgctctgccccacagcagggcaggttTGCCCTGCCCCAGATGTGCTCATCCCGCCCCACCTCTGGCCGGGCTCCCGGAgcagccctccctcccctgtgcggagcagggtttgggtgctctgaaataaacaaacaaacaaataaacaaacagataGATCattgctgctcctccctgctccccccgCCCGTCCGCTGAAGGAGCCAGGGACCTTTCATGGAGATAAATGCAGTGCAAGGGGTAATTAAAGTGACTGATTTCTGCACGGCAGGAGCTCCCcaaggctgcagtgctgtggtgcCCTTGGGTTGGAGCAGGGGGGGAGCCAGGGGTGCTCCATGGCATGGCAcgagctggggacagccagcccTGTCACCTCTGTCAGAGGGGCTCAGACGGGCCTGCCAGCAGCATCGCAGCGCACAGATAATCACCATCTCAGTTCCCTGCtagcctgctccagcaggaccttccctgtctccttcctccccttctCTGTCACGGAAGGGACGGGGAGGGAAAGGTTCACAGCTCGGAGCAGGAGGAAAGAGACGAAATTGCACAACCCTTTTATTGGCAAAGGGGTCCTACAAATCTGCCCGGAGTAAGAAGACCCTGGtaaaggcaggaggagcaggatggcCCTTCAGGATCTGGGGCACACGTTGAGCCTTTGCATTTGTAAACAGCAGCTTGTCCAAAGAGCTGGATCGTGGCAAAGGGGGCACCCAGTCCAGAGCCACCACAGCCACGTGTGCTCCCAAatgcctctgcctctgctctgcccagcttCCTCGCACCACTTACCGTGAGGGACAGCGTGTCTGGCCTTGTTTGTGAAGCATAAACATTTTGTGCCACTGTTAATCACTGCCCTGCACCTTTAGTCTAAAGCCTCAGCCAAAGTGGCAACCAGGGGCTCATTTAGGTTTCTGGTTTGTAGCAATAATACCCTTTTAATATGCTAAATGAGAACACAAATGAACCTTCCTTAGGCTTATGAGTTGTTGAGAACATCCCTGCAGGACTGAAGGTCACTGCATTGGCAGattgctgctgccctgccaggcccaTCCATCgctcagggctggcaccccGGGTGGCACCGGGGACGCCCAAGctggcaggcagagcacagctcagtcTGATGGGGGGACCGAGGGTTTCTGAGTGCCAGCTCCCTCCAGCTCTCCCCAGacctgcaggcactgccagtCCTGCCCAGATCCTGGGCTTTGGTCGGGGCTTTTTCCATTCCTCAGCAGCAGACACGTCTCTTCTGATGCTATCGTGCattcctctctctttccctttctgctcTTCCTAGGAGCTGGTGTCCTGGTGATCTATGAGTTGTTTGGAGAAGCAGCAAACACTACTTATGCATTATATACATGTCTTGTCTGTTCCACTTGATAATGCCATTCTTTAATATGCTCAGCAGTGGCTTTTGGGCTGCCTCTCTCCCCTCGCCCCTAAAAGCTGCCTGGCACACACTCAGGCCTTCTTCTTCATCAAATAATTTAGGGGATTTTATGTCTAACTTTGTTTCCTAACATCCTTGTGCGTGGAGAGGAAGGAACCAAACAAAGCCTGTgcctcagagcctgcagcattTCCGTTCTCTGCAGAGACAGAGCGGCTCCGAGGTGTGGTCAGAGATGAAGGGAGAGGAGACAGTGACGGATTAGAGCTGTGTCTCGGTGTGGGTGGAGGGGGAACTGCCTCCCCTGTGCTTGGTGTAGGAGCTGCCTGTCATGTTCTGTGtgtatatttgtatattatatatatatatatacatgtgtgtgtgaaTAGTGATGCCCCATCACACCCGGACcccagcaccacagaggcagcaggagaggaggggagcaCTGCAGCCCCATCAGGATGTGCTGTGAGTGCTGGAGGCCCGGGAATGATGTgggctctcctggagatggagaGCCATTTAAAAAGGGGGATAGAGCTTTTTCAGTCCTCTTTTTCCAGCTGAGAGGAGAGCATCTGTCACCACTAGTCTGATTCATGAAAATCACTCTGACCTCTCATATGGAGAGTCTCAGCTCTCCGAAGCCAGGGGAATGGTGGCCTCATCCCTGAACTCAGTTATTTTACCTGTTCTCTCTCCAGATACTCTAAATAAAGCACTCGATGGGCTGCACTCACAGCAGCCCTGACTTCACTCACAGTCAATGACAGCTTGTTCTTTTTGATTCCCATGCAAAAATTCCCTCTGTCCCTTGCTTTCTGTTTGCTCATCTCCTGCATTCTGTAGGTGTGGGGACCTTGGTCCCACTGCTGCCTGCACggggaagggcagggggagTCCTGGGTGCCAGCTCCATCCTCAGGATGCTGCAGAATAAATCCTGCATCCCTCCACACACACCATCCTCCTCTCAGCATGATGctgagagggagaggagaaagtACATGATAGATAAGCTTTAAAAAGGAGTCCAGGGTCACAGCTTTGTctataaaaagtaaataatgtgAAGAGCAGAGACCCATCTCCCAGCTGGCACATGCAAGGAGCTGAGAACGTGCTTTGCCTTGTGATGGGGAGCTCCCTTGGGACCTTGGACCTGCCAGTGAATGAGAGACCCATGGGCCGAGTGTCTGAtgcacagcctggggcagcaAAACAGCCTCAGAGCCAGAACCACTGACACACAGAGGCTTGAGGGCTGTTCAGACATTTGCCTCTTGCACAGAATTTCCTCTTCTTGTGTttccatggggagcacagcgCTCTGATGGCTCGTTCCAAAGGACGGAAAGCTCccccagctgtgagcagggagggTGACCAGATACCAGGGGAAGCACGGAATGGTCTGGAGGAGAGGGTGCTGGTGGGAGCAGGCGTGCATGGGAGCAGCAGTGCATGCGCTGTGCCCACCTGGCGAGACCAGCgggctgctgtggcacagctgcaaGTGGCACAGGGGGAAAGGGTGTCGGTGGTGGCTGGGCATGCTGAGACAGCAGCCCAGCCTCGCAGCATCCCCAGTGCCTGagtcagcagcagagcacaacTTGACCTTGCGTGGAAGCGATGTCAAACAAATCTTTGTGCTCGTCACACTTGGCTTGAGGCACGCGAGCACAGCTCCCCTCAGATCAAtctgctgccctggcctggCCGTGTGAGCCTGGGGTGGAGCAGCGTGGGGCTCATGGTGTGGAGAACTATGGGGCTCATTGTGGGGAGCAGCGTGGGGCCCGTGGTGGGGAGCACTGTGGGGCCCATGGTGGGGAGCAGTGTGGGGCTCATTGTGGGGAGCACTGTGGGGCCCGTGGTGGGGAGCAGCGGGGGGCCCGTGGTGGGGAGCACTGTGGGGAGCACTGTGGGGAGCACTGTGGGGCTCGTGGTGGGGAGCAGCGTGGGGTTCGTGGTGGGGAGCACTGTGGGGCTCGTGGTGGGGAGCAGCGTGGGGTTCGTGGTGGGGAGCACTGTGGGGCTCGTGGTGGGGAGCAGCGTGGGGCTCATTGTGGGGAGCAGCGTGGGGCTCGTGGTGGGGAGCAGCGTGGGGCTCGTGGTGGGGAGCAGCGTGGGGTTCGTGGTGGGGAGCACTGTGGGGCTCGTGGTGGGGAGCACTGTGGGGCTCGTGGTGGGGAGCAGCGTGGGGCCTGTGGTGCAGAGCACTATGGGGCTCATGGTGGGGAGCACTATGGGATTCATGGTGTGGAGCACTGTGGGGCTCATTGTGGGGAGCAGCGTGGGGCCCATGGTGCTGCACCCACCTCCCCCTGGTGCCCAGAGCCCCGGGCTGTGATGGGGTTACCGAGAGGCTTCGCTGAGCagcacccccccccccccccgcacGATCCGCTAGTCACACGAGCCTGGGCAAGCACATCCAGCATCATAATTACAGCCTGGAATGTCCTTGGAGAGTCTGCAGGGGCTgcaaggaaaggggaagaacagagaaaatgtCTTCTTGCTGGGGCGACACCTTCCACCCCCACAAATGGCTTTGGTGTGTGAGGAAGGGACAGAGACGGAAGGAAATCCCACACTTGAGCTTCCCAGTGTGAAAATGAAGCATTTCTAGGGAAACGAGGGAAGCTGCTGTCAAACCTATGGAGTGGAACAAAGGTGTGAGCCCCTGCATGCCAGTGTTCCTATGCTGGGGACTGTCCTCTGTCCTTCAGCCTCACTGTGGTTTGGCAGCACCGcctgcctccttcccctgctgcttggggcagggagggggcttAACAGGGGTTTTTGTGCAAAGGCATAATTATACTTCCCTGATTAATCTTCAGGCTGAATCGAGTGCTTGCCATCAATCTTTGAAACAAACATgtctatttatattttaattatctttcttctttcctaaAGTTCAGGTTGATTTGAGCTTCTCCTACATATTTATCATCAGAGCAATtctctccctgcctttcctgGTGCCTGGCACGTGAGAGCACGGTGCCTGCTGGCCAGGGGTGGCCACAGGGTCACCCCAGTGTGCCAAACCAAAGCTCGTATTGTGAGTGTTTGGTCATGGcatgccccagcctggcagagggagCCCATCTCCAGTGGCACCATGGGCTGGGAGAGAGGCTCCGTCTCCAAGGGAGCTGAATTTTGGAGCGCTCGCTTTCCCCAGGcaacagctccagccattcttTGATTTGCAGCGAGGCGCTGTAATTTGTAAACATTAATAACCATTATTActattaaaaggaaagaaagcgAGTAGCCCTGTAACTAATTACTTTAAGTGTTTTCAACGAGCCGCAGTTCGGTTCCTTTGTAAAACCTCCTGCTGCGCAGACCAGATTGTCATTATGATCGGATCTATCCTTGGACCTATTAATTTTGCCCGGAATAACAGCTGAACAGATGGGGGGAGAGGGCTGCTCTGATTGCCGTAATTCCTTCCGAAGCCCGTGTGCTCCCCACGGCCGGGCCGGCCCCTGCAGCGCTCCCAGGTCCCGTTGTGGCCCGAGGCGCCGATCGGTGACGGGGCAGGCGCTGCTTCCCAGCCATGAGCCCTCTCCAGGGCGTGGAGCCTCGTCCAAACACCAATGGGAATCACCGACCCTGGTGCCGCGTTccctttctgctgcagcagatgaACGTGGCAGCTGCCTGGAAATGTCTGGGCTTGGTCAGGGAGGCTAAACTTTAAGAATTTCCCTGAAGCAGAGCTTGTTCCTCAATTGTTAggttgtttgggtgtttttctccttctgagTCTCTCCAGCTTgttctccttcttcctttccctgaGCTTTTCACAGGGGAAGACACATCCATCATCAAGTGCCAGCGCAGGAGGGACACAGTCTTTTCCAAAGGACCATTAGGTGATGAAATACGCTCCCCTGCCCTGGTGGGTGCCCACGTGCTGCTTAAATGAAGCTTTTTAACTGAATGTGGCGGTGGCTTTTCACATGGGGGAAATTGTTCTAGTATTTACTgctattaaattaatttctcagtAGAGGATTTTAGGCTCTTGTAATTCATGAGGATATTTTCAGTCCTGTTTACTGTCtggtgcttaaaaaaaaattgtctcaaGCGTTTGTTTGCCGAATATAACGCTGTTATTACATTAGCTTTCCCTCGCAAGAGAGACAGGGGTTCATTAATGTTGATGTGAATCTTATTGTATCTCGGAGCTCTCTGAGCAGCGGGTAATTTTTCATAACATATGTGTGGCAATATTCAGGCACAGAATGATGAGTGGAAAATGGTTGTAGCCTGGCGCCGGTACACACCCCGAGCGGCTGCGGCTCTGCACGGCACCGCTGGGAGATGCTCAGAgtcctctgctccctctccctctcaGTACATATATTACAGTGTGTAAAGGGCAGGGAATAGTCAAGCATGGGAATCTCCAGAGGTTTAACAAGGCTGGTGCTGCGCCAGGGCCAGGGCAACCTGCTGGTCTCCATACAGCCTGGGAATGAGGGGATGGAGAGCAGTCCTGCCAAGGAAAACTCgggggagctgctggatgaGAGGCGGGACAGGAGCTGGACGTGTGCACAGCCCAGAAACCAGAAACCCCCTGTCCTGGGCTCATCCCACCGCCTGGGCACCGGGTGatggcccagagcagctgcggctgccccatccctggggaatCCAAGGCCGggttggagcaacctgggatagtggaaggtgtccctgctgtggcagagggtggaatgggatgagctttaaggtccctctcACTCAAACCACCCTAtgattatatattttatatatttcttttatatattttatatatttatatattatatatttatatatattttatatataaatatataaaaatatatttatgtttatatgGCGCCCAGCTGCAAATGGGACTCATCCCTCCAAGCAGAATTGCCGTCGTGTCCGGGCATGGACTGCATAGGAGAGGGCTCAAGCGGAGAAATATCTCTTGTTCTCAAAGAATGAATACCCAAACGGTGAAAGAGACACAGCCCGAGGTGGGAtgggggggaaaagaaaaggaaaaaacgGCTTCATTTGAAATGTTATGAATATCTCTTAGTCCTAATGCCTTCCCTCCGAATGGCTGCATTCAGCAGCGGAAATTGGCAGCAATCAGGCTCACAAGTGTTCGAAAGAGATTTACTTGGACAGATGAAAGAAAACCATTTTCTTCTAAACGCCGGTGCCCTGAGCAAGGTTCTCTGCCCGCGCACGGGGCCGGGGAAATGCGCGGCTCCTCTGCCGCTGGAACATCGCTGGAACATCGCTGGAACATCGCTAGAACATCCCTGGAACATCCCTGGAACATCCCTGGAACATCCCTGGAACATCGCCGGAACGTCCTGTCCGGGACGGAGCGGCTGCGGCCCAGCCCGGCCGAGGTGTCGTTTTCATGTGCCGCTAATGAAAAGCTCCGCTCTGGTTTCTTCATCGGGCCGGTGTTTAGTGCCGGGTTTTGATCAACAAAATGATGCTATTCGGGGCTTCTTCCCTTGTGCTTTGAAGTGGGAAGGCGAGGAGGCGGGGAGGGGAGCACGGAGAGCCTGTGAAGATCCAACCCACCGCACTCCAAAGCCAAAACCGTAATTATGATCCCCTGGGAACagagctcctctccagccccatcAAAGCCGCACCGCAGCCTGCAGATGAAAGCCCGGCTTTGAGCTCCCTGCTTTTAACACCTCGTTTGTTTTTAAGCTCTGTTGTTCCCAAATGAACAAACGGTTTGTCTGCGGTGCCCAAAATAACCAAAATCGCTAAAATACGGGCTGCCGTAGCCTTGGAGcggtccttgctgtgctgcagtgctccGGTCACgcttgctctgctgctgctgctgagcagtaGCTCTTTTCCAAGGCGGTTCTGTAGCTCCAGACAACCAAAAATCAGAGCGTTCTAATGTATAAAGTAGAAATAGTAAAACAAATAGTCACAAGCAGCAGATGTTGCAAAGTGTGATTAACAGCCAGTGGGTTTCTGGCCGGTTTGGGGGTTTCTCCCCACCCTCCATCCCACGGGGCAGGGCTGCCCGCTGAACAGCAGGGATCGCAGGGAGCTGGAGCGGGCAGAGAGGGACCTGCAGGCCGGCTCTGCCAAACAGGGCGGTCTCTGcctgccctccttcccctcctcttcccaaacttcccaggcaggcagaggcagacGTGGCGCTGCTGCCCAGCTGATGCTTACTCTGAGATTGAAAGAtgatttccctctctctcctgtcCCTCTCTGGAGAAGGAACATGTCATGCCTCTGCCAGCGACAGGCAGCTCAAAATgatattttcaggaaaaaaaccagcccTTTGGCTTTCCTTCCCCGTGCTTTGGCATTCAGGCCGACTGCCTGGGTTTATCTTCCCTCCTTGCGCTCAGGAGGCTTTCAAGTAGCATTTCAATTAAGATTTTAAACTGGCAAGATGCAAGTTAGATCAGAGCAGAGCTTGATCTTCGCAGCTCCCCTCCGCTCCCCGTTTGATTCTGGGAAATGTCGCTGTTTGTGCTCCCGTGTCGGGGATGCTGCGAGCGAGCAGCGGCGCGGTGGGAGCGCTCCCCGGGGAGATCTGAGGGGGAAGAACACGTTTTCCTCCAAAACCTCCCCCAGAAAATCGGCTCCAGCGAGCAGTGGCTTCAGAATAGAAACTGGGCTGTGAAATTTGTCAGTTCGTCATTTGTGTCTGGAATTAAATCACTGTGTAGTTGTAGATAACTGTTTAGGGTGATCCCTCATCCACTGATAACGTATCCGTAATCTctaattttttccccacttttatGTTTTTGGGAGAAATTTGCTTTCTCATGTGCGCGCTCCCCCTTGCACAAGGACTGTTGAGCACCCAGAGCTTTGAGGAAAATGCAGAGGATAAACAGTGGTAAACATGCAGAGCTCCACCCAAcgcctcccagccctcctgcacctgtcagagcagcagctggatgaaAATGCTTCCCCAGCAGAGCCTCCCGAGCGCGCAGGGACTGCGAGACCCACACCTGGAGGCAGAGTTGCCTTTTTTTCACCGGAGTCTCTTCTTTCCAGCTTCTCCGGCTGAGTGGGGCCTGGAAGTtgcttctctctgctgtttGCTTAGAGGGAACAGTGATTTAAAATAGCAGCCAGAGAGCTCCAGGGGCCGGGTGGCTAATTAGTCGTGGCAAATGATGGCCACCCATCAATGCGATATAACCACCCGCAAATGATGAGCTAATGGGGGCAGGTCGCTGTCACCCCAGCGCggggctccctggcacagggtcaCACTCTTCTCCTCCACTCCAGCATTGAGaatcctgcttttccagctaTCAATGTCTTGAATTTAAAGTGCCTGAGACAGGGCAGCTTGGAGCCTCTTGTAAGGACTCCCAGAAGCTGGACCAGTTTGACCTCGTGGTCGTGCAGACATCTCTGCCTTCGCCGCCTCTTTTCTACCATCTCTGCAGGAATACATAGTCATATTCATTTCCAGGGCAGGAAAAATGAGGAGCAGTGCAAAAATCAATGTTCAGCGAAGGACAGTGACTGGAGGGCTGAGGGGGAGGaggatgctgctcctgctttctGAAAGGTTATTTTAGCTAAAGACAATGAAAAAGTGCTCCAGGagaagagcagctcctgcaaagTCCACCTGATCCTCGTGGTGTTTCATAACTCAATTGCAGCAGCGCGTGAACCTCTGCAAGGAATATTATTCTTGTTAGGGTAGTGAGTTCCCATTTCACAGGccgtgctggcacagcctgaagcCTTGGTGCTGTTGCTGTAACCCAGGCagaatcccagcagggctgtgtttgctcGGTCTCTGGGTGTcttggggagagcaggagaCACAACCCAGGCTCAGAGGGATCCCTCTGCCTCGGGGATGTCCCAAAGGATTGCCCCCTCTGGCATAAGGGCAATGGGAAGGAAATCATAGACTGAGAGAAGTGTTTGGGTGGTAAATTACCATTAAGATGGAGTCTAACCATTAGCCCAGCACCGCAATGTCCCCACTAAGCAtgttcccagctcctctgcccttctctggacacaatCCAGCACCACAGTGTCTGTCTTGTTGTGAGAGGTcccaaactgcccccagcactcaaggcatggcctcagcagggctgagcccacgGTTACAGTCACTGTCCTGCTCCTGATGGCCACAATATTGCTGGCACAAGCCAAAATGCCAATGGCTTCTTGCCCCCCTGGGCACATGCTGGCTCATTTTCAGCTATCAACCAAC
This window contains:
- the LOC131093817 gene encoding uncharacterized protein LOC131093817 translates to MGLIVGSSVGPVVGSTVGPMVGSSVGLIVGSTVGPVVGSSGGPVVGSTVGSTVGSTVGLVVGSSVGFVVGSTVGLVVGSSVGFVVGSTVGLVVGSSVGLIVGSSVGLVVGSSVGLVVGSSVGFVVGSTVGLVVGSTVGLVVGSSVGPVVQSTMGLMVGSTMGFMVWSTVGLIVGSSVGPMVLHPPPPGAQSPGL